Proteins found in one Choloepus didactylus isolate mChoDid1 chromosome 3, mChoDid1.pri, whole genome shotgun sequence genomic segment:
- the LOC119530507 gene encoding mitogen-activated protein kinase kinase kinase 1-like, whose translation MGWGGRHCPAGALGRSSRRRLRSGRALEKQREVAGAKYVERCNFAKSKRRSDGSNALREPEESDKVVRMTQFAVVPVSRAGRCCHRAPLDVTTSRLAHAQVGGRGGGPGVSAPPPASLPRPPGCWKEGGAGGRGRGGWRRGRAQQRRIPSTSRSSGRNPAAPASRVQNPACPPLRSVRVGGSTAVVSQTHRPGTNARLADSGMPGGSSSPALSVWSAAPPHRRAAATREK comes from the exons atggggtgggggggacgcCACTGCCCAGCAGGGGCACTAGGGCGCAGCTCCAGGAGGAGGCTGCGGAGCGGCAGGGCACTCGAGAAGCAAAGGGAGGTGGCTGGGGCGAAATATGTCGAGAGATGCAACTTTGCAAAAAGTAAAAGACGAAGCGATGGGTCCAATGCCTTACGGGAGCCCGAAGAGTCTGATAAAGTTGTGCGGATGACACAGTTTGCAGTCGTGCCAGTGTCA CGCGCGGGGAGGTGCTGCCACCGCGCGCCCCTTGACGTCACCACCTCTCGGCTCGCCCACGCCCAggttggggggagagggggcGGCCCCGGCGTGagcgcccccccccccgccagccTCCCGCGGCCTCCCGGTTGCTGGAAGGAGGGCGGGGCTGGTGGCCGCGGCCGCGGCGGCTGGCGGAGGGGGAGGGCGCAGCAGCGCAGGATCCCGAGCACAAGCCGGAGCTCAGGCCGAAACCCGGCGGCGCCAGCCTCGAGGGTGCAGAACCCCGCGTGCCCGCCTCTCCGCAGCGTCCGGGTCGGGGGTTCCACGGCCGTGGTCTCTCAAACCCACCGGCCTGGGACGAATGCACGACTGGCAGATTCTGGGATGCCGGGCGGCAGCAGCTCGCCGGCTCTTTCTGTCTGGTCCGCAGCCCCTCCGCACCGCCGAGCTGCGGCTACGAGAGAAA agtGA